From the genome of Spinacia oleracea cultivar Varoflay chromosome 2, BTI_SOV_V1, whole genome shotgun sequence, one region includes:
- the LOC110796261 gene encoding sugar transport protein 14 yields MAGGAFVNGAAAGRAAQYEYKITPYFIFACIVAASGGALFGYDLGVSGGVTSMDDFLLKFFPKVYRRKHAHLLETDYCKYDDQILTLFTSSLYYAALVSTFGASVVTRNKGRRASILVGGASFFVGGVINAFAQNVAMLIVGRIFLGFGIGFGNQAVPLYLSEMAPAKIRGAVNQLFQLTTCLGILVANFINYGTAKIHPHGWRISVGLACLPATVMFVGGLFLPETPNSLVEQGKLEEGRRVLEKVRGTTNVGAEFADLVDASEAARAIKHPFRNLLQRKNRPQLIIGAIALPAFQQLTGMNSILFYAPVFFQSLGFNTNASLYSSTITNGALVVAALISMALVDKFGRRAFYLEAGIEMLIEMVTVGIILGLYFGDGKTLPNGIGYLLVILICLFVLAYGRSWGPLGWLVPSELFPLETRSAGQSIVVGVNMIFTALIAQCFLVALCHLKYGIFLLFAGLILIMTSFVFFFLPETKQVPIEEVIFLWRKHWFWKNYVSEEEVMAHTGGKIQP; encoded by the exons ATGGCAGGGGGTGCATTTGTTAATGGAGCAGCAGCAGGGAGGGCAGCTCAGTATGAGTATAAGATCACACCTTATTTTATTTTCGCTTGCATCGTTGCGGCGAGTGGAGGGGCTCTCTTTGGTTATGATCTTGGTGTTTCTG GTGGGGTGACTTCAATGGACGACTTTTTGTTGAAATTCTTCCCAAAGGTTTACAGAAGGAAGCATGCACACTTGCTTGAGACAGATTACTGCAAGTACGATGATCAAATTCTGACTCTCTTCACATCTTCCCTGTACTATGCGGCTCTGGTGTCAACATTTGGGGCTTCAGTTGTGACTCGAAACAAGGGAAGAAGAGCTAGTATTCTAGTAGGAGGTGCCAGTTTCTTTGTTGGAGGAGTCATCAATGCCTTCGCCCAAAATGTTGCCATGCTCATTGTTGGGAGAATCTTTCTTGGTTTCGGCATTGGATTTGGAAACCAA gcagttcctctatATCTTTCGGAAATGGCACCTGCAAAGATCCGAGGAGCTGTTAATCAGCTATTTCAACTAACAACATGCTTGGGGATTCTAGTAGCCAACTTCATCAATTACGGGACGGCAAAAATTCATCCTCACGGATGGAGAATTTCTGTGGGTTTGGCCTGCTTACCTGCAACTGTGATGTTTGTTGGGGGGCTCTTCCTTCCAGAAACCCCAAACAGTCTGGTGGAACAAGGGAAGCTAGAAGAAGGAAGGAGAGTGTTGGAAAAGGTCAGAGGTACCACGAATGTTGGTGCAGAGTTTGCTGATCTTGTCGATGCAAGTGAGGCAGCAAGGGCTATCAAGCATCCTTTCCGGAACCTTCTCCAGAGGAAGAACCGTCCACAGCTGATCATAGGAGCTATAGCACTCCCAGCATTCCAACAACTTACTGGCATGAACTCCATTCTCTTTTATGCTCCTGTTTTCTTCCAGAGTTTGGGATTCAACACAAATGCTTCTCTGTATTCATCAACGATTACCAATGGAGCACTTGTGGTTGCCGCATTGATTTCAATGGCTTTGGTAGATAAATTCGGAAGAAGAGCCTTCTACCTTGAAGCTGGTATAGAGATGTTGATTGAAATG GTGACCGTTGGCATCATTCTTGGCCTCTACTTTGGGGATGGGAAGACACTGCCAAATGGAATCGGCTACCTCCTTGTTATCTTGATTTGCTTATTTGTGTTGGCATATGGAAGGTCGTGGGGTCCACTAGGTTGGCTAGTACCTAGCGAGCTCTTCCCGTTGGAAACAAGGTCAGCTGGCCAGAGTATTGTTGTCGGTGTCAACATGATTTTCACTGCCCTGATTGCGCAATGCTTCCTTGTGGCTCTTTGTCACCTCAAGTACGGAATCTTCCTTCTGTTCGCTGGGCTGATCTTGATTATGACAAGCTTTGTGTTCTTCTTCCTCCCCGAGACAAAACAGGTCCCAATAGAGGAAGTCATCTTCCTGTGGAGAAAGCACTGGTTCTGGAAGAACTATGTATCAGAAGAAGAAGTGATGGCTCATACTGGTGGCAAGATACAACCATAA
- the LOC110777933 gene encoding uncharacterized protein isoform X2 — protein MFITPYEECKYTAIPSRYISNELEIHLKRIEDTSQTNWRYISMKWRYIYINSKLQIHLRFIKDTSWIHQRYINTNWRYINSNTSTLNYSYNFGVRQISSETLNYHCDLHNQARNKMRRMLRAGAPVSLATVVKYVLKKIRLAE, from the exons atgtttattactccgtatgaaGAATGCAAATATACTGCAATACCATCTAGATACATCTCAAACGAATTGGAGATACATCTCAAGCGAATTGAAGATACATCTCAAACGAATTGGAGATACATCAGTATGAAGTGGAGATACATATACATCAACTCTAAACTACAGATACATCTGAGATTCATCAAAGATACATCTTGGATTCATCAAAGATACATCAATACCAATTGGAGATACATCAACTCAAATACATCAACTCTAAACTACAG CTACAATTTTGGAGTCCGTCAAATTTCATCCGAGACGCTGAATTATCACTGTGATCTGCATAATCAAGCTCGGAATAAG ATGAGGCGAATGTTGCGTGCCGGAGCTCCGGTTTCTTTAGCCACTGTAGTCAA GTATGTATTGAAGAAGATACGCTTAGCTGAATAA
- the LOC110777933 gene encoding uncharacterized protein isoform X1: MFITPYEECKYTAIPSRYISNELEIHLKRIEDTSQTNWRYISMKWRYIYINSKLQIHLRFIKDTSWIHQRYINTNWRYINSNTSTLNYRYIDATLQIHPKLPATFTSYNFGVRQISSETLNYHCDLHNQARNKMRRMLRAGAPVSLATVVKYVLKKIRLAE; the protein is encoded by the exons atgtttattactccgtatgaaGAATGCAAATATACTGCAATACCATCTAGATACATCTCAAACGAATTGGAGATACATCTCAAGCGAATTGAAGATACATCTCAAACGAATTGGAGATACATCAGTATGAAGTGGAGATACATATACATCAACTCTAAACTACAGATACATCTGAGATTCATCAAAGATACATCTTGGATTCATCAAAGATACATCAATACCAATTGGAGATACATCAACTCAAATACATCAACTCTAAACTACAGGTATATTGATGCTACCCTACAGATACATCCAAAATTACCTGCAACTTTCACTAG CTACAATTTTGGAGTCCGTCAAATTTCATCCGAGACGCTGAATTATCACTGTGATCTGCATAATCAAGCTCGGAATAAG ATGAGGCGAATGTTGCGTGCCGGAGCTCCGGTTTCTTTAGCCACTGTAGTCAA GTATGTATTGAAGAAGATACGCTTAGCTGAATAA
- the LOC110777932 gene encoding nudix hydrolase 22, chloroplastic-like isoform X1 codes for MDDKNKASGSKTLSNLAQQLRLPQPYLSGKGFDATNIGGCDMPPKAHIDRSIAVLICIFDGDNVELRVILTQCSSTLSSHSGEVALPGGKLEEGDRDKIATALREENEENRLDPSLVDVVSILKSFSMKVSSNYAITWTSFQFVKVAFLI; via the exons ATGGATGACAAAAATAAAGCTAGCGGATCGAAGACATTATCGAACTTGGCTCAACAGCTCCGCCTGCCTCAGCCGTATTTATCTGGAAAGGGTTTTGATGCTACCAATATTGGAGGTTGTGACATGCCACCAAAAGCGCATATTGATAGAAGTATTGCAGTTCTGATCTGCATATTTGACGGAGACAATGTTGAACTACGAGTCATCCTCACTCAGTGTTCCTCCACTCTCTCATCTCACTCTG GTGAAGTGGCTCTTCCTGGTGGAAAGTTGGAGGAAGGCGACAGAGATAAAATTGCAACCGCATTGAGGGAAGAAAACGAGGAGAATCGCTTAGACCCTTCACTTGTTGACGTTGtttccattctcaaatctttctCTATGAAGGTATCCTCCAATTATGCTATTACTTGGACATCATTTCAATTTGTGAAAGTGGCCTTTCTTATATAA
- the LOC110777932 gene encoding nudix hydrolase 22, chloroplastic-like isoform X2, producing MDDKNKASGSKTLSNLAQQLRLPQPYLSGKGFDATNIGGCDMPPKAHIDRSIAVLICIFDGDNVELRVILTQCSSTLSSHSGEVALPGGKLEEGDRDKIATALREENEENRLDPSLVDVVSILKSFSMKVTWRRQKYGWKG from the exons ATGGATGACAAAAATAAAGCTAGCGGATCGAAGACATTATCGAACTTGGCTCAACAGCTCCGCCTGCCTCAGCCGTATTTATCTGGAAAGGGTTTTGATGCTACCAATATTGGAGGTTGTGACATGCCACCAAAAGCGCATATTGATAGAAGTATTGCAGTTCTGATCTGCATATTTGACGGAGACAATGTTGAACTACGAGTCATCCTCACTCAGTGTTCCTCCACTCTCTCATCTCACTCTG GTGAAGTGGCTCTTCCTGGTGGAAAGTTGGAGGAAGGCGACAGAGATAAAATTGCAACCGCATTGAGGGAAGAAAACGAGGAGAATCGCTTAGACCCTTCACTTGTTGACGTTGtttccattctcaaatctttctCTATGAAG GTAACATGGAGGAGGCAGAAATATGGTTGGAAAGGATGA
- the LOC110777932 gene encoding nudix hydrolase 22, chloroplastic-like isoform X3, whose translation MPPKAHIDRSIAVLICIFDGDNVELRVILTQCSSTLSSHSGEVALPGGKLEEGDRDKIATALREENEENRLDPSLVDVVSILKSFSMKVTWRRQKYGWKG comes from the exons ATGCCACCAAAAGCGCATATTGATAGAAGTATTGCAGTTCTGATCTGCATATTTGACGGAGACAATGTTGAACTACGAGTCATCCTCACTCAGTGTTCCTCCACTCTCTCATCTCACTCTG GTGAAGTGGCTCTTCCTGGTGGAAAGTTGGAGGAAGGCGACAGAGATAAAATTGCAACCGCATTGAGGGAAGAAAACGAGGAGAATCGCTTAGACCCTTCACTTGTTGACGTTGtttccattctcaaatctttctCTATGAAG GTAACATGGAGGAGGCAGAAATATGGTTGGAAAGGATGA
- the LOC110777931 gene encoding ninja-family protein mc410 isoform X1, translating to MIVGPPSMDEEKGLELSLGLACGGSSSNSKTDPDERTSKILNDFKNFLSAVPKSVQRNDAVKPQENFFSNLQQTGNGENVSDDEPRVGDKRKNVFDEMNNQKKQEIDSRNSDLQEKDKMSHISITTDEGSTADNEDVAESEAEGSTSRLASHQEDGSRTPGGSGSSSQAPKELCGKPISSTPFSVQSMNSMNVPYSITIKEPPSVNAPSTPNYSLSGMMQGIASTNGERPRLHATALGSLPMSFGYSPVQLPVLDNKDSPWRMVPLPHSIPSPYAGRSISTSVPMQVLNSSSESVRLDVHPSEEPKGQPQLVAEEGSSSQVEDDAKGRGNSFPSEYPAIRPGIATEMNFGGSGSFPNLPWVSTTSPGPNGRTISGVTYKYNATQIKIVCACHGIHMSPEEFIRHATEEEQSPATTTPNLTSMRSTNPTTTSAKT from the exons ATGATTGTAGGTCCTCCTAGCATGGATGAAGAAAAAGGGCTTGAACTGAGCTTGGGATTAGCATGTGGTGGTTCATCTTCCAATTCAAAAACCGATCCGGATGAGAGAACCAGTAAAATTCTAAATGATTTCAAAAATTTCCTTAGTGCTGTTCCAAAATCAGTGCAGAGAAATGATGCTGTAAAACCTCAAGAGAACTTCTTCAGTAATTTGCAGCAGACTGGTAATGGTGAAAATGTCTCTGATGATGAACCTAGAGTCGGTGATAAACGTAAAAACGTGTTTGATGAGATGAATAACCAGAAGAAACAGGAGATAGATTCTCGTAATTCTGATTTACAGGAAAAGGATAAAATGTCTCACATATCAATTACAACAGATGAGGGGTCGACAGCAGATAATGAAGATGTGGCAGAATCTGAAGCTGAGGGTTCAACCTCTAGATTGGCCTCTCACCAGGAAGATGGATCTAGAACACCTGGTGGAAGTGGTAGCTCTTCTCAGGCTCCTAAGGAACTCTGTGGAAAACCAATTAGCAGCACTCCTTTTTCTGTGCAATCAATGAATTCCATGAATGTTCCTTACTCTATAACCATTAAAGAGCCTCCTTCAGTTAATGCGCCAAGCACACCAAATTACTCCTTATCAGGGATGATGCAGGGCATTGCTTCTACAAATGGAGAGCGTCCTAGGCTACACGCTACAGCTCTAGGGAGTTTGCCAATGTCATTTGGATATTCTCCTGTCCAACTTCCAGTGTTGGATAATAAGGATAGCCCATGGCGAATGGTTCCTCTGCCTCATTCTATCCCCTCTCCTTATGCTGGAAGATCCATATCAACTTCAG TTCCAATGCAAGTCCTCAACAGTTCATCTGAATCCGTACGGCTTGATGTGCACCCTTCAGAGGAGCCGAAAGGTCAACCACAACTAGTGGCTGAGGAAGGTTCCTCTTCTCAGGTTGAAGATGATGCAAAGGGACGAGGAAACAGCTTTCCATCAGAATATCCAGCCATAAGGCCTGGAATTGCCACAGAGATGAACTTTGGTGGATCAGGTTCCTTTCCGAATTTACCTTGGGTTTCTACAACGAGTCCAGGACCCAATGGTAGGACGATATCTGGTGTCACATATAAGTACAATGCCACCCAGATAAAGATTGTATGTGCTTGCCATGGAATACATATGTCTCCTGAAGAATTTATACGGCATGCTACAGAGGAGGAACAAAGTCCTGCCACCACCACCCCCAACTTAACATCCATGCGAAGCACCAACCCTACCACAACTTCTGCAAAGACCTGA
- the LOC110777931 gene encoding ninja-family protein mc410 isoform X2, with protein MDEEKGLELSLGLACGGSSSNSKTDPDERTSKILNDFKNFLSAVPKSVQRNDAVKPQENFFSNLQQTGNGENVSDDEPRVGDKRKNVFDEMNNQKKQEIDSRNSDLQEKDKMSHISITTDEGSTADNEDVAESEAEGSTSRLASHQEDGSRTPGGSGSSSQAPKELCGKPISSTPFSVQSMNSMNVPYSITIKEPPSVNAPSTPNYSLSGMMQGIASTNGERPRLHATALGSLPMSFGYSPVQLPVLDNKDSPWRMVPLPHSIPSPYAGRSISTSVPMQVLNSSSESVRLDVHPSEEPKGQPQLVAEEGSSSQVEDDAKGRGNSFPSEYPAIRPGIATEMNFGGSGSFPNLPWVSTTSPGPNGRTISGVTYKYNATQIKIVCACHGIHMSPEEFIRHATEEEQSPATTTPNLTSMRSTNPTTTSAKT; from the exons ATGGATGAAGAAAAAGGGCTTGAACTGAGCTTGGGATTAGCATGTGGTGGTTCATCTTCCAATTCAAAAACCGATCCGGATGAGAGAACCAGTAAAATTCTAAATGATTTCAAAAATTTCCTTAGTGCTGTTCCAAAATCAGTGCAGAGAAATGATGCTGTAAAACCTCAAGAGAACTTCTTCAGTAATTTGCAGCAGACTGGTAATGGTGAAAATGTCTCTGATGATGAACCTAGAGTCGGTGATAAACGTAAAAACGTGTTTGATGAGATGAATAACCAGAAGAAACAGGAGATAGATTCTCGTAATTCTGATTTACAGGAAAAGGATAAAATGTCTCACATATCAATTACAACAGATGAGGGGTCGACAGCAGATAATGAAGATGTGGCAGAATCTGAAGCTGAGGGTTCAACCTCTAGATTGGCCTCTCACCAGGAAGATGGATCTAGAACACCTGGTGGAAGTGGTAGCTCTTCTCAGGCTCCTAAGGAACTCTGTGGAAAACCAATTAGCAGCACTCCTTTTTCTGTGCAATCAATGAATTCCATGAATGTTCCTTACTCTATAACCATTAAAGAGCCTCCTTCAGTTAATGCGCCAAGCACACCAAATTACTCCTTATCAGGGATGATGCAGGGCATTGCTTCTACAAATGGAGAGCGTCCTAGGCTACACGCTACAGCTCTAGGGAGTTTGCCAATGTCATTTGGATATTCTCCTGTCCAACTTCCAGTGTTGGATAATAAGGATAGCCCATGGCGAATGGTTCCTCTGCCTCATTCTATCCCCTCTCCTTATGCTGGAAGATCCATATCAACTTCAG TTCCAATGCAAGTCCTCAACAGTTCATCTGAATCCGTACGGCTTGATGTGCACCCTTCAGAGGAGCCGAAAGGTCAACCACAACTAGTGGCTGAGGAAGGTTCCTCTTCTCAGGTTGAAGATGATGCAAAGGGACGAGGAAACAGCTTTCCATCAGAATATCCAGCCATAAGGCCTGGAATTGCCACAGAGATGAACTTTGGTGGATCAGGTTCCTTTCCGAATTTACCTTGGGTTTCTACAACGAGTCCAGGACCCAATGGTAGGACGATATCTGGTGTCACATATAAGTACAATGCCACCCAGATAAAGATTGTATGTGCTTGCCATGGAATACATATGTCTCCTGAAGAATTTATACGGCATGCTACAGAGGAGGAACAAAGTCCTGCCACCACCACCCCCAACTTAACATCCATGCGAAGCACCAACCCTACCACAACTTCTGCAAAGACCTGA